The Aeromicrobium sp. Leaf245 genome includes a region encoding these proteins:
- the obgE gene encoding GTPase ObgE: MAVPTFVDRVTLHVVGGNGGHGIASVHREKFKPLGGPDGGNGGHGGDVILRVSADVTTLVDYHHEPKRKAGNGAPGEGGNRSGGHGGDLVLKVPDGTVVRSGGEHGTGEVLADLVGPGTELVIAAGGRGGLGNAALASAKRKAPGFALKGEPGQERTIVLELKVVADIGLVGFPSAGKSSLIAALSRARPKIADYPFTTLVPNLGVVTAGSTTFTVADVPGLIEGASEGRGLGHDFLRHVERCAALVHVVDCATVEPGRDPLSDLDVIEAELRAYADGLAEGATGKDLLERPRLVALNKTDVPDAAQIAEFVRADLEERGYDVFDVSAASHAGLRELSFAMAEIVARRRADAPSQEITRIVLRPQAEAGVGQEFTVDQRRGPEGQQQWIVRGAKLTRWVGQTDFSNDEAVGYLADRLARLGVEASLAKLGAEPGDDVVIGGTADLGWEDAVVFDFDPTIEAGAEMLGRRGEDQRLDRDDRRTNVERREALAAKRAQEAEFRELRERGEEPDWTSEDEDADTEGTGA, encoded by the coding sequence ATGGCCGTCCCCACCTTCGTCGACCGCGTGACGCTGCACGTCGTCGGCGGCAACGGCGGGCACGGCATCGCGTCGGTGCACCGCGAGAAGTTCAAGCCGCTCGGCGGGCCCGACGGCGGCAACGGCGGTCACGGTGGCGACGTCATCCTGCGGGTCTCGGCCGACGTGACCACGCTCGTGGACTACCACCACGAGCCGAAGCGCAAGGCCGGCAACGGTGCGCCGGGCGAGGGCGGCAACCGCAGTGGTGGTCATGGTGGCGACCTCGTGCTGAAGGTCCCCGACGGAACGGTGGTGCGCTCCGGCGGTGAGCACGGCACCGGCGAGGTGCTCGCCGACCTCGTGGGCCCCGGCACCGAGCTCGTCATCGCCGCGGGCGGCCGAGGTGGTCTCGGCAACGCGGCCCTGGCGTCGGCCAAGCGCAAGGCGCCCGGCTTCGCCCTCAAGGGTGAGCCCGGCCAGGAGCGCACGATCGTGCTGGAGCTCAAGGTCGTGGCCGACATCGGTCTCGTCGGGTTCCCCAGCGCCGGCAAGTCCAGCCTCATCGCCGCCCTGTCACGCGCGCGGCCCAAGATCGCCGACTACCCGTTCACCACCCTGGTCCCGAACCTGGGGGTCGTCACCGCGGGGTCGACCACCTTCACCGTGGCCGACGTGCCCGGCCTCATCGAGGGCGCCAGCGAGGGACGCGGCCTCGGTCACGACTTCCTGCGCCACGTCGAGCGGTGCGCGGCCCTCGTGCACGTCGTCGACTGCGCGACCGTGGAGCCCGGCCGCGACCCGTTGAGCGACCTCGACGTCATCGAGGCCGAGCTGCGTGCCTACGCCGATGGCCTGGCCGAGGGTGCCACCGGCAAGGACCTGCTCGAGCGCCCGCGGCTGGTGGCGCTCAACAAGACCGACGTCCCCGACGCCGCCCAGATCGCCGAGTTCGTGCGCGCCGACCTCGAGGAGCGCGGCTACGACGTGTTCGACGTCTCCGCCGCCAGCCACGCCGGGCTGCGCGAGCTGTCGTTCGCCATGGCCGAGATCGTCGCGCGCCGTCGCGCCGACGCGCCCTCGCAGGAGATCACCCGCATCGTGCTGCGCCCCCAGGCCGAGGCCGGCGTGGGCCAGGAGTTCACCGTCGACCAGCGCCGCGGCCCCGAGGGCCAGCAGCAGTGGATCGTGCGTGGCGCCAAGCTCACCCGCTGGGTGGGCCAGACCGACTTCAGCAACGACGAGGCGGTGGGCTACCTCGCCGACCGCCTCGCTCGCCTCGGTGTGGAGGCCAGCCTCGCGAAGCTCGGTGCCGAGCCCGGCGACGACGTCGTCATCGGCGGCACGGCCGACCTGGGCTGGGAGGACGCGGTCGTCTTCGACTTCGACCCCACGATCGAGGCCGGTGCCGAGATGCTGGGTCGTCGTGGTGAGGACCAGCGCCTGGACCGCGACGACCGGCGGACGAACGTCGAGCGTCGCGAGGCGCTGGCCGCCAAGCGGGCGCAGGAGGCCGAGTTCCGCGAGCTGCGCGAGCGCGGCGAGGAGCCCGACTGGACCTCCGAGGACGAGGACGCGGACACCGAGGGCACGGGGGCATGA
- the rplU gene encoding 50S ribosomal protein L21, translating to MVYAIVRSGGTQQKVAVGDVIEIDQLGLAQGEAVSLPAVLYVDGDTVTADADSLSQVSVTAEAIGGTKGPKITIQKYKNKTGYKKRQGHRQKYTQVKITGIAK from the coding sequence GTGGTCTACGCAATCGTGCGCAGTGGCGGCACGCAGCAGAAGGTCGCCGTCGGCGACGTCATCGAGATCGACCAGCTCGGCCTGGCCCAGGGCGAGGCGGTCTCGCTGCCGGCCGTCCTGTACGTCGACGGTGACACCGTCACGGCCGACGCCGACTCGCTCTCCCAGGTCTCCGTGACCGCCGAGGCCATCGGTGGCACCAAGGGCCCCAAGATCACCATCCAGAAGTACAAGAACAAGACCGGCTACAAGAAGCGCCAGGGGCACCGTCAGAAGTACACCCAGGTCAAGATCACCGGCATCGCGAAGTAG
- a CDS encoding TIGR03936 family radical SAM-associated protein: protein MSDGSTTLRGTPNPEAPNPQLPIVQRLRIRYAKRGRLRFTSHRDFGRAFERAVRRAQVPIAFSSGYTPHPKISYAGAAPTGAASEAEFLEIGLTQQRDPESVRVALDDALPPGIDVLEVVPAREGGGSLADRLEASEWVIELRGTAPEQVREAADAFLAAEQVDVERMTKRGLRTFDARAAVQSLSVGSSDTSGVAYAILTVVVRHQNPSVRPDDVLTGLRNRGGLELEQTPLATRSAQGPLDVENGTVGDPLALDRDAS from the coding sequence ATGTCCGACGGCAGCACGACCCTGCGTGGCACCCCCAACCCGGAGGCGCCCAACCCGCAGCTGCCCATCGTCCAGCGGCTGCGCATCCGGTACGCCAAGCGCGGCCGGCTGCGGTTCACCAGCCACCGCGACTTCGGTCGTGCCTTCGAGCGCGCGGTCCGCCGCGCCCAGGTGCCGATCGCGTTCTCGTCGGGCTACACGCCCCACCCGAAGATCTCCTACGCCGGAGCGGCTCCCACCGGCGCGGCGAGCGAGGCCGAGTTCCTCGAGATCGGGCTCACGCAGCAGCGTGATCCCGAGTCCGTCCGCGTGGCGCTGGACGACGCCCTGCCGCCCGGCATCGACGTGCTGGAGGTGGTTCCTGCACGCGAGGGCGGGGGCTCGCTGGCGGACCGGCTCGAGGCGAGCGAGTGGGTGATCGAGCTGCGCGGAACCGCGCCGGAGCAGGTCCGGGAGGCGGCCGACGCGTTCCTCGCGGCCGAGCAGGTCGACGTCGAGCGGATGACCAAACGAGGTCTGCGGACGTTCGACGCCCGTGCCGCCGTCCAGTCACTCTCCGTTGGTTCGTCCGACACCTCGGGTGTGGCGTATGCGATACTGACGGTGGTCGTCCGACACCAGAACCCGTCGGTCCGACCGGACGACGTACTCACCGGACTCCGCAACCGCGGGGGCCTCGAGCTCGAGCAGACGCCCCTGGCGACACGCTCGGCCCAGGGTCCTCTGGACGTGGAGAACGGGACGGTCGGCGATCCACTCGCCCTCGACCGCGACGCATCCTGA
- a CDS encoding Rne/Rng family ribonuclease, producing the protein MLDDDKNTPTTETSTTSRTRRRAAARPAGPPAAVSTDIFAPPEAPAKKAPARAASGKDPATKDSDASDAGATQEAPARRTAKKAAPSGGSDGDTGSPDAPAKKAAAKKSAKKSTSAGSATKKTAAKKTAVKDDAAPEEADATASGQEASTASDDRASSGDRPARKRSGRKPAASGDDAGTAAVAFQAPEPVTAPARDDRSSEGRSSDGTDSDEQGDDSGDGSGGGPKRRRRSRGGRRRNKSDDTRDGSDSSDGAESGEAKGQDDGAGGSSNQDDSGDGGDGEGQSTNTRRRRRRARSGERASASPDDPENTVVRVREGRNPEDEITGVAGSTRLEAKKQRRREGREAGRRRAPIVSEAEFLARREAVDRQMVVRQHVSKGSGAESDAYTQIAVLEDSVLVEHYVARESQTSLIGNVYLGKVQNVLPSMEAAFVDIGAGRNAVIYAGEVDWSGVQNGKARKIEEALTPGQQILVQVSKDPIGQKGARLTSQISLPGRFLVYVPGGQSNGISRKLPDTERARLKALLKEVLPEDAGVIVRTAAEGASEDQLTRDVTALTARWDDIKAKAGIGEDGTPSAKGPQLLYAEPDLVIKVVRDLFNEDFASLVVEGSDAWDNISGYLRHVAPDLAERLQEWSPAEHDGRDSFDVLRIDEQIHKALDRKVWLPSGGSLVIDRTEAMTVVDVNTGKFTGSGGNLEETVTKNNLEAAEEIVRQLRLRDIGGIIVIDFIDMVLESNRDLVLRRLVECLGRDRTRHQVAEVTSLGLVQMTRKRIGTGLLESFSTDCDHCNGRGVVITAEPVEPKKDEPRGGGRQRRGRGGNGGNDNGGSNGGGNNGGNGNGSSNGNGNGSSNGNGGSRRGQQKPATDEADSSESTTSRTTSSSSGRSSRRSGPPKDVPTPEDGASAPAEPSEPSEQETPAPAVDAALEPESPAPETGDQPVEDAVAPEAETAAEPVQDPLPEAEQDSAPEVSETDGDRASTSEDAPVLTEPGDGP; encoded by the coding sequence ATGCTCGACGACGACAAGAACACACCCACCACCGAGACCAGCACCACCTCGCGGACGAGACGACGGGCCGCCGCCCGACCGGCGGGACCCCCCGCGGCCGTGAGCACCGACATCTTCGCCCCGCCCGAGGCCCCGGCGAAGAAGGCTCCGGCGCGTGCCGCGTCCGGCAAGGACCCCGCCACGAAGGACTCCGATGCGTCCGACGCCGGCGCGACGCAGGAGGCCCCGGCCAGACGGACCGCCAAGAAGGCGGCCCCCTCGGGCGGGTCCGACGGCGACACCGGGTCCCCCGACGCCCCGGCGAAGAAGGCAGCGGCCAAGAAGTCGGCCAAGAAGAGCACCTCCGCGGGCTCGGCCACCAAGAAGACCGCGGCGAAGAAGACCGCGGTCAAGGACGACGCTGCTCCTGAGGAGGCCGACGCGACCGCGTCCGGCCAGGAGGCGTCGACGGCGAGCGACGACCGCGCGAGCAGCGGTGACCGGCCCGCCAGGAAGCGCAGCGGTCGCAAGCCCGCGGCATCCGGTGACGATGCCGGGACCGCAGCCGTGGCGTTCCAGGCTCCCGAGCCCGTGACGGCGCCCGCTCGCGACGACCGGTCCTCCGAGGGGCGTTCCTCCGACGGCACGGACTCCGACGAGCAGGGCGACGACTCCGGTGACGGATCCGGTGGCGGTCCCAAGCGTCGTCGCCGCAGCCGCGGCGGACGTCGCCGCAACAAGAGTGACGACACCCGCGACGGCTCGGACTCCTCCGACGGTGCCGAGTCCGGAGAGGCCAAGGGCCAGGACGACGGAGCCGGCGGCTCGTCGAACCAGGACGACTCCGGTGACGGGGGAGACGGCGAGGGCCAGAGCACCAACACCCGCCGCCGCCGGCGTCGCGCCCGCTCGGGCGAGCGTGCGTCCGCCTCGCCCGACGATCCGGAGAACACCGTCGTGCGGGTCCGCGAGGGTCGCAACCCCGAGGACGAGATCACCGGCGTGGCCGGCTCCACGCGCCTGGAGGCCAAGAAGCAGCGCCGCCGCGAGGGCCGCGAGGCCGGACGGCGCCGCGCGCCGATCGTGTCCGAGGCCGAGTTCCTGGCCCGACGCGAGGCCGTCGACCGTCAGATGGTCGTCCGCCAGCACGTGTCGAAGGGCTCCGGCGCCGAGAGCGACGCCTACACCCAGATCGCCGTGCTCGAGGACTCCGTGCTCGTCGAGCACTACGTGGCCCGCGAGTCCCAGACGTCGCTCATCGGCAACGTCTACCTCGGCAAGGTCCAGAACGTCCTGCCCAGCATGGAGGCCGCCTTCGTCGACATCGGTGCCGGTCGCAACGCCGTCATCTACGCCGGCGAGGTCGACTGGAGCGGTGTGCAGAACGGCAAGGCCCGCAAGATCGAGGAGGCGTTGACCCCCGGGCAGCAGATCCTCGTGCAGGTCTCGAAGGACCCGATCGGCCAGAAGGGCGCGCGGCTCACGAGCCAGATCAGCCTGCCGGGCCGCTTCCTGGTCTACGTCCCGGGAGGCCAGTCCAACGGTATCTCCCGCAAGCTGCCCGACACCGAGCGCGCCCGGCTCAAGGCCCTCCTCAAGGAGGTGCTCCCCGAGGACGCCGGCGTCATCGTGCGCACGGCCGCCGAGGGCGCCAGCGAGGACCAGCTGACCCGCGACGTCACCGCGCTCACGGCGCGCTGGGACGACATCAAGGCCAAGGCCGGCATCGGCGAGGACGGGACGCCCTCCGCGAAGGGCCCCCAGCTCCTGTACGCCGAGCCCGACCTCGTGATCAAGGTCGTGCGCGACCTGTTCAACGAGGACTTCGCCTCGCTCGTCGTCGAGGGCTCCGACGCCTGGGACAACATCTCCGGCTACCTGCGTCACGTCGCACCCGACCTCGCCGAGCGACTGCAGGAGTGGTCGCCCGCCGAGCACGACGGCCGCGACTCCTTCGACGTGCTGCGCATCGACGAGCAGATCCACAAGGCGCTGGACCGCAAGGTCTGGCTGCCCTCGGGCGGCTCGCTCGTGATCGACCGGACCGAGGCCATGACCGTGGTCGACGTCAACACCGGCAAGTTCACCGGCTCCGGGGGCAACCTCGAGGAGACGGTCACCAAGAACAACCTCGAGGCCGCCGAGGAGATCGTCCGCCAGCTCCGGCTGCGCGACATCGGCGGCATCATCGTCATCGACTTCATCGACATGGTGCTCGAGAGCAACCGTGACCTGGTGCTGCGTCGCCTGGTCGAGTGCCTGGGCCGCGACCGCACCCGCCACCAGGTGGCCGAGGTGACGTCGCTCGGGCTCGTGCAGATGACCCGCAAGCGGATCGGCACCGGCCTGCTCGAGTCGTTCAGCACCGACTGCGACCACTGCAACGGGCGCGGTGTGGTCATCACGGCCGAGCCGGTCGAGCCGAAGAAGGACGAGCCGCGAGGCGGCGGACGCCAGCGTCGTGGTCGTGGCGGCAACGGTGGCAACGACAACGGTGGGTCGAACGGCGGCGGCAACAACGGCGGCAACGGCAACGGGTCGAGCAACGGCAACGGCAACGGGTCGAGCAACGGCAACGGTGGCTCGCGTCGCGGGCAGCAGAAGCCGGCGACGGACGAGGCCGACTCCTCGGAGTCGACGACGTCGAGGACGACCTCGTCGTCCTCGGGCCGGTCCTCCCGCCGTTCGGGGCCCCCGAAGGACGTGCCGACGCCCGAGGACGGCGCTTCGGCGCCTGCCGAGCCGTCGGAGCCGTCGGAGCAGGAGACTCCTGCACCCGCCGTCGACGCCGCGCTCGAGCCCGAGAGCCCCGCACCCGAGACGGGCGACCAGCCTGTCGAGGACGCCGTCGCGCCGGAGGCCGAGACCGCTGCCGAGCCCGTGCAGGACCCTCTGCCCGAGGCCGAGCAGGACTCCGCTCCCGAGGTGTCGGAGACGGATGGCGACCGGGCCTCCACCAGCGAGGACGCCCCCGTTTTGACCGAGCCGGGTGACGGTCCGTAG
- a CDS encoding MFS transporter — MSSSSSVRRGGPAWLVGAAIVLLALNLRVAIGSVGVVIDPLRDDLGMSATVAGVLTTLPVLCFAVFGTTAARVVRLLGLDRTAAALLAVLALGLLARSVVDSTALFLVLSVVALAACAVGNVVLPALAKEHFPDRLPLVGSLYGAALMAGGAVSSVVTVPAADALGGWRPGIAVWAVLSVAALLPWLPIAARAGRAGRDVRPVGPSLTRLARSRLAWACALCFGAQSAQAYAQFGWFPTILADAGLAQGTAGAMQGLLGAVGIPMTLLLPPLVARLGGRGILPWIFAALTASGWAGVLWAPTAAPWLWAILLGLGGCAFTWVLIMFGRRASTTEGTASLSAFAQSVGYLVAGLGPFGTGLLHDVTGSWTAPVTVLMLGAVLIGVFGTLVDRGGTIEDELERPAA; from the coding sequence GTGAGCTCCTCGTCATCCGTCCGTCGCGGGGGTCCCGCCTGGCTCGTGGGGGCCGCGATCGTGCTGCTCGCGCTCAACCTGCGCGTGGCGATCGGCAGCGTCGGGGTGGTCATCGACCCCCTGCGCGACGACCTCGGCATGAGCGCCACGGTCGCGGGCGTCCTGACCACGCTGCCCGTGCTGTGCTTCGCCGTCTTCGGGACGACGGCAGCGCGCGTGGTCCGTCTGCTCGGTCTCGACCGCACCGCCGCCGCACTGCTGGCCGTGCTGGCCCTCGGGCTCCTCGCCCGGTCGGTCGTCGACTCCACCGCGCTCTTCCTCGTGCTGTCGGTCGTGGCGCTCGCCGCGTGCGCGGTGGGCAACGTGGTGCTGCCCGCCCTCGCGAAGGAGCACTTCCCCGACCGGCTCCCCCTCGTCGGCTCGCTCTACGGCGCCGCGCTCATGGCCGGCGGCGCCGTGAGCTCGGTCGTCACGGTGCCGGCCGCGGACGCGCTCGGTGGCTGGCGGCCCGGCATCGCGGTGTGGGCCGTGCTGAGCGTGGCCGCCCTGCTGCCGTGGCTGCCGATCGCGGCCCGTGCCGGGCGCGCGGGGCGCGACGTCCGACCGGTCGGACCGTCGCTGACCCGGCTCGCCCGCAGCCGACTCGCCTGGGCCTGCGCCCTCTGCTTCGGCGCGCAGTCGGCCCAGGCCTACGCCCAGTTCGGCTGGTTCCCGACGATCCTGGCCGACGCCGGGCTCGCGCAGGGCACCGCGGGTGCGATGCAGGGACTCCTCGGGGCCGTCGGCATCCCGATGACCCTCCTCCTGCCGCCGTTGGTGGCACGCCTCGGAGGCCGCGGCATCCTCCCGTGGATCTTCGCCGCCCTCACCGCGAGCGGCTGGGCCGGGGTCCTGTGGGCCCCGACCGCGGCTCCGTGGCTCTGGGCGATCCTGCTCGGGCTCGGGGGGTGCGCGTTCACCTGGGTGCTGATCATGTTCGGCCGTCGCGCCTCGACGACGGAGGGCACGGCCTCGCTGTCGGCGTTCGCACAGTCCGTCGGCTATCTCGTGGCCGGGCTCGGCCCGTTCGGCACCGGCCTGCTGCACGACGTGACCGGCTCGTGGACCGCACCGGTCACGGTGCTCATGCTGGGCGCCGTGCTCATCGGGGTGTTCGGCACCCTCGTGGACCGCGGCGGGACGATCGAGGACGAGCTCGAGCGCCCCGCCGCCTGA
- the rpmA gene encoding 50S ribosomal protein L27 encodes MAHKKGAASTKNGRDSNSQRLGVKRFGGQLVNAGEIIVRQRGTHFHPGTNVGRGGDDTLFALSAGSVEFGTRRGRKVVNIVPGE; translated from the coding sequence ATGGCACACAAGAAGGGCGCAGCCTCCACCAAGAACGGCCGCGACTCCAACAGCCAGCGCCTCGGCGTCAAGCGCTTCGGCGGCCAGCTGGTCAACGCGGGCGAGATCATCGTCCGCCAGCGCGGCACCCACTTCCACCCCGGCACCAACGTCGGCCGTGGCGGCGACGACACGCTCTTCGCGCTGTCGGCCGGCTCGGTCGAGTTCGGGACGCGTCGCGGCCGCAAGGTCGTGAACATCGTTCCGGGCGAGTAG